One Campylobacter concisus DNA window includes the following coding sequences:
- a CDS encoding biotin synthase, which translates to MKTIMLCAICSVTQGNCGEDCAYCTQSAKTGADITKFKEKSVQQVVDEAKMAYKNHALGFCLVTSGARLNDKKTDYIASLARAVSKEVPNLMLIACNGMATYEQLCELKNAGVFSYNHNLETSREYFPKICTTHSWDERFQTNLDAKRAGLMLCTGGIYGVGESEADRVSFRASLKELEPFSSPINFFIKSDALRLVQPPLSADEALKIVRETKSALPETRVMIAGGREKILGERQYEIFENGADAIVIGDYLTAKGEKASKDIEELTKRGFSFASICH; encoded by the coding sequence ATGAAGACTATCATGCTTTGTGCGATATGCTCTGTCACACAGGGAAACTGCGGTGAAGACTGCGCTTATTGCACGCAAAGTGCCAAAACTGGCGCTGATATCACGAAATTTAAAGAAAAAAGCGTGCAGCAGGTGGTGGACGAGGCCAAAATGGCTTATAAAAACCACGCTCTTGGCTTTTGTTTAGTCACAAGTGGCGCCAGGCTAAATGACAAAAAGACCGACTACATCGCTTCTTTGGCGCGCGCCGTGAGCAAAGAAGTGCCAAATTTGATGCTCATCGCATGTAACGGCATGGCGACTTACGAGCAGCTTTGTGAGCTCAAAAATGCTGGCGTTTTTAGCTACAATCACAACCTTGAAACAAGCCGCGAATATTTCCCCAAAATCTGCACAACGCACTCTTGGGACGAGAGATTTCAGACAAATTTAGACGCAAAAAGGGCTGGGCTAATGCTTTGCACTGGCGGCATTTATGGCGTTGGCGAGAGCGAGGCAGACAGGGTGAGCTTTAGAGCTAGCTTAAAAGAGCTTGAGCCATTTTCGTCGCCTATAAATTTTTTCATAAAAAGTGACGCCCTGCGCCTTGTTCAGCCACCTCTTAGCGCGGATGAAGCCCTAAAAATCGTGCGTGAGACCAAAAGCGCGCTGCCAGAAACTAGGGTCATGATAGCTGGCGGCAGGGAGAAGATTTTGGGCGAGAGGCAGTACGAGATCTTTGAAAATGGCGCAGATGCGATCGTGATAGGCGACTACCTCACCGCAAAGGGCGAGAAGGCGAGCAAGGACATCGAGGAGCTTACAAAGCGCGGTTTTAGCTTTGCAAGCATCTGCCACTAA
- the topA gene encoding type I DNA topoisomerase, with product MKSLIIVESPAKAKTIKNFLDKSYNVIASKGHIRDLPKTSFGIKIEDDKFTPEYRISSDHSAIVKEIKELAKGADEIYLATDEDREGEAIAFHIANAIGKEPTSLPRIVFHEITKSAIQNALKSPRHVDMNSVNAQQTRRLLDRIVGYKLSPLLNLKIQKGLSAGRVQSAALKIIVDREREIQAFKPVEYYTIDTVFKKDLDAELVKFENQKIEKLTIQNPDRAKYIIENLQNEKFSVREIESKDRKIQPSPPFMTSTLQQSASNRLGFSPKKTMMIAQSLYEGVQTNEGFMGAITYMRTDSLNLAKEAVAAAREHILQNYGKEYLPAKAISYTTSSKGAQEAHEAIRPTNLNFTPQIAAKFLEKDALKLYTLIYNRFLACQMSACVSQTQNVYVASEKGEFKISGRKVLFDGFYKVYGELDKDKILPNLKKGDEMSLQSIKSTQNFTEPPARYSEAGLVKKLESLGIGRPSTYAPTISLLTSRDYVRIEKKQLIPNEIAFSMIGVLEEHFSNIVDSEFTSHLEEKLDEIALDKADWQKVLSDFYYPFMEKISAGKTGIKSLKTATPIGEKCPECGSELVLRKGRYGEFIACSNFPKCKYSRNVAKDNEKSAETGTATAAKPKRELKKLDVPCPKCGGEIVERFSRRGKFYGCANYPKCDFISNYEPVAQKCDECGSDMIKKELKKGTFIECTKCKKKTLISEN from the coding sequence ATGAAAAGCTTAATCATCGTGGAATCTCCCGCAAAAGCAAAGACTATCAAAAATTTCTTAGACAAAAGCTACAACGTCATCGCCTCAAAAGGCCACATCAGAGACCTGCCAAAAACGAGCTTTGGCATCAAGATAGAGGATGATAAATTTACCCCAGAGTATCGCATCAGCAGCGATCACTCCGCCATCGTAAAAGAGATAAAAGAGCTTGCTAAGGGTGCAGATGAAATTTATCTCGCGACCGATGAGGATAGAGAGGGTGAGGCGATCGCATTTCACATCGCAAATGCCATCGGCAAAGAGCCAACAAGTCTGCCTCGCATCGTCTTTCACGAGATCACCAAAAGCGCCATACAAAACGCTCTAAAAAGCCCAAGACACGTCGATATGAACAGCGTCAATGCCCAGCAAACAAGGCGCTTACTTGACCGCATTGTTGGCTACAAGCTAAGCCCACTTTTAAATTTAAAGATACAAAAAGGCTTAAGCGCTGGACGTGTGCAAAGTGCAGCGCTAAAGATAATAGTTGACCGCGAGCGTGAAATCCAGGCGTTTAAACCAGTCGAATACTACACCATTGACACCGTTTTTAAAAAAGATCTAGACGCCGAGCTAGTTAAATTTGAAAATCAAAAGATCGAAAAGCTAACCATCCAAAATCCAGACCGCGCAAAATACATCATTGAAAATTTACAAAATGAGAAATTTAGCGTCCGTGAGATCGAGAGCAAGGATAGAAAGATCCAGCCAAGCCCGCCATTTATGACCTCAACACTTCAGCAAAGTGCGAGCAACCGCCTTGGCTTTAGCCCTAAAAAGACAATGATGATCGCGCAAAGCCTCTATGAGGGCGTGCAAACAAACGAGGGCTTCATGGGTGCGATCACTTACATGAGAACGGACAGCTTAAATTTAGCCAAAGAGGCCGTCGCAGCCGCTAGAGAGCATATCCTGCAAAACTATGGCAAAGAGTATCTGCCAGCCAAAGCGATAAGCTACACGACAAGCTCAAAAGGCGCGCAAGAAGCCCACGAAGCGATTCGCCCTACAAATTTAAACTTCACACCACAAATCGCCGCTAAATTTTTAGAAAAAGACGCGCTCAAACTCTACACACTCATCTACAATAGATTTTTAGCCTGCCAAATGAGCGCATGTGTGAGCCAAACGCAAAACGTCTATGTAGCAAGCGAAAAAGGCGAGTTTAAGATAAGTGGCAGAAAAGTGCTATTTGACGGCTTTTACAAGGTTTATGGCGAGCTTGATAAGGATAAAATTTTGCCAAACTTAAAAAAGGGCGACGAGATGAGCTTGCAAAGCATAAAAAGCACGCAAAACTTCACCGAGCCACCAGCCAGATACTCTGAAGCTGGCCTTGTTAAAAAGCTAGAGAGCCTAGGCATCGGCCGCCCAAGCACATACGCACCGACCATCTCGCTGCTAACATCAAGAGACTACGTAAGGATCGAGAAAAAGCAGCTCATACCAAACGAGATCGCATTTAGCATGATAGGCGTTTTGGAGGAGCACTTTAGCAACATCGTCGATAGCGAATTTACCTCGCATCTTGAAGAAAAGCTCGATGAGATCGCACTTGACAAGGCTGACTGGCAAAAGGTGCTAAGCGACTTTTACTATCCATTTATGGAAAAAATAAGCGCTGGCAAAACTGGCATAAAAAGCCTAAAAACAGCCACTCCGATCGGCGAGAAATGCCCAGAGTGTGGAAGCGAGCTAGTGCTTAGAAAGGGCAGATATGGCGAGTTTATCGCTTGCTCAAATTTCCCAAAATGCAAATACTCAAGAAACGTCGCAAAAGATAATGAAAAGAGCGCAGAAACTGGCACTGCAACGGCAGCTAAGCCAAAACGCGAGCTCAAAAAACTTGACGTGCCATGTCCAAAATGTGGCGGCGAGATCGTTGAGAGATTTAGCAGGCGCGGTAAATTTTATGGATGTGCCAACTATCCAAAATGCGACTTCATCTCAAACTACGAGCCAGTCGCACAAAAATGCGATGAATGCGGTAGCGATATGATCAAAAAAGAGCTTAAAAAAGGCACATTTATAGAGTGTACAAAGTGCAAGAAAAAGACACTTATCTCTGAAAATTAA
- a CDS encoding flagellin B, with the protein MSFRINTNVNALNTHANAVSNNVDLSKSLNKLSSGLRIQTAADDASGLSIADSLRSQASALGQAIANGNDAIGIIQVADKAMDEQLKILDTIKTKATQSAQDGQTTQSRQALQADIVRLMEELDNIGNTTSFNGQQLLNGTFTNKEFQIGAYSNQTVKASIGATTSDKIGLTRFESSKLLTAMGEVKLKFLNVDGVNDVGVTSAVVSTGIGKGLGALAENINKVADKTGVRATADVTWRASASIAGGQIKSLTINGVKIGDLEVQKNDANGALVNAINAVKDQTGVEASVDAESGKMVLTSRDGRAIVATGKDISKGLGSKGVAGKGTAISGFVGRLNLVRLDGRDIKLDAGGVAKLSVAFSANGGAQQSISLRDVRGQIKGELATAMGFQRMSGALTVNQSAGVMTLRGAMAVMSIAESAQKTLDQVRSDLGSVQNQLQATVNNITVTQVNVKSAESQIRDVDFASESATFSKHNILAQSGAYAMSQANSVQQNVMKLLQ; encoded by the coding sequence ATGAGTTTTCGTATTAACACAAACGTAAACGCACTTAACACACACGCTAACGCAGTTAGCAACAACGTTGACCTATCTAAGTCACTTAACAAACTTAGTTCTGGTCTTAGAATTCAAACAGCTGCAGATGACGCTTCAGGTCTATCTATCGCAGATAGCTTAAGAAGCCAAGCTTCAGCTCTAGGTCAAGCTATTGCAAATGGTAATGATGCTATTGGTATCATTCAAGTTGCCGACAAAGCTATGGACGAGCAGCTAAAAATTCTTGATACTATCAAGACTAAAGCTACTCAATCAGCTCAAGACGGCCAAACAACTCAATCACGCCAAGCATTGCAAGCTGATATCGTTCGTCTAATGGAGGAGCTTGACAATATCGGTAACACTACTTCATTTAACGGTCAGCAACTACTAAACGGAACATTTACAAACAAAGAGTTCCAAATAGGCGCTTACTCAAACCAAACTGTTAAAGCAAGTATTGGTGCGACTACATCTGATAAGATCGGTCTTACACGTTTTGAGAGTTCAAAACTACTTACTGCTATGGGTGAAGTAAAACTTAAATTCTTAAACGTTGATGGCGTAAACGATGTAGGTGTTACATCTGCTGTTGTTTCAACTGGTATCGGTAAAGGCCTTGGTGCACTAGCAGAAAATATCAACAAAGTTGCTGATAAAACTGGTGTTAGAGCAACAGCTGATGTTACTTGGAGAGCAAGTGCCTCTATCGCTGGTGGTCAAATCAAGTCTTTAACAATAAATGGTGTTAAAATAGGTGACTTAGAAGTTCAAAAAAATGATGCTAATGGCGCACTAGTAAATGCTATCAATGCCGTAAAAGATCAAACAGGCGTTGAAGCTTCAGTTGATGCTGAAAGCGGCAAAATGGTCTTAACAAGCCGTGATGGTCGTGCTATTGTTGCAACTGGAAAAGATATCTCAAAAGGTCTTGGTAGTAAAGGTGTAGCTGGCAAAGGCACAGCTATTAGTGGCTTTGTTGGAAGACTAAACCTAGTTCGCCTTGATGGTAGAGATATCAAGCTAGATGCTGGCGGCGTTGCAAAACTATCAGTAGCATTCTCAGCAAATGGTGGCGCTCAACAATCTATCTCTTTAAGAGATGTAAGAGGCCAAATAAAAGGTGAATTGGCAACAGCTATGGGCTTCCAAAGAATGAGTGGAGCTTTAACAGTAAATCAATCTGCAGGTGTTATGACACTTCGCGGTGCGATGGCTGTTATGAGTATCGCTGAGTCAGCTCAAAAAACACTTGATCAAGTTCGTTCAGACCTTGGTTCAGTTCAAAACCAACTTCAAGCTACAGTTAATAACATAACTGTAACTCAAGTTAACGTAAAATCAGCAGAATCACAAATCAGGGACGTAGATTTTGCTAGCGAGTCTGCAACATTCTCAAAACATAACATCCTAGCTCAATCAGGTGCTTATGCTATGAGTCAAGCAAACAGCGTTCAACAAAACGTAATG